Proteins encoded by one window of Enterococcus faecalis:
- a CDS encoding F0F1 ATP synthase subunit gamma translates to MGASLNEIKQRIASTKKTSQITKAMQMVSAAKLTKSEGASKSFQEYSSKIRSVVTHLVAAQLSELRETEQSSLSEGNYHVMLAQRPVKKTGYIVITSDKGLVGGYNSSILKQTMSMIQEDHDSNKEYALIAIGGTGADFFKARGIDVSYELRGLTDQPTFEEVRKIVTTATTMYQNEVFDELYVCYNHHVNSLTSQFRVKKMLPITDLDPSEATSYEQEYLLEPSPEAILDQLLPQYAESLIYGAIIDAKTAEHAAGMTAMKTATDNAQNIISDLTISYNRARQGAITQEITEIVAGAAALE, encoded by the coding sequence TTGGGTGCTTCATTAAACGAAATCAAACAACGCATTGCATCAACAAAAAAGACAAGCCAAATTACCAAAGCGATGCAAATGGTTTCTGCAGCCAAATTGACCAAGTCAGAAGGCGCCTCTAAAAGCTTTCAAGAATATTCTTCAAAAATTCGTAGTGTCGTTACGCATTTAGTAGCTGCTCAGTTAAGTGAATTACGTGAAACAGAACAATCTTCTCTTAGTGAAGGGAACTATCATGTGATGTTAGCACAACGACCTGTCAAAAAAACAGGCTATATCGTTATCACTTCTGACAAAGGGTTAGTTGGTGGCTACAATAGCTCAATCTTAAAACAAACCATGAGTATGATTCAAGAAGACCATGATTCTAATAAAGAATATGCCTTAATCGCCATTGGTGGTACAGGGGCGGATTTCTTTAAAGCACGCGGAATCGATGTTTCCTATGAGCTAAGAGGCTTAACGGATCAACCAACGTTTGAAGAAGTCCGTAAGATTGTGACAACGGCAACGACTATGTACCAAAACGAAGTGTTTGATGAATTGTATGTTTGTTATAATCACCACGTTAACTCACTAACGAGTCAGTTTCGTGTGAAAAAAATGTTGCCAATTACTGATTTAGATCCATCAGAGGCGACCTCTTACGAACAAGAATATCTTTTAGAGCCTTCACCTGAAGCAATCTTGGATCAATTATTACCACAATATGCAGAAAGCTTAATTTATGGGGCGATCATTGATGCGAAAACAGCAGAACATGCTGCTGGGATGACCGCCATGAAAACAGCCACTGACAATGCGCAAAATATTATTAGCGATTTAACAATTTCTTATAACCGTGCTCGTCAAGGGGCGATTACCCAAGAAATTACAGAAATTGTTGCTGGTGCAGCTGCACTAGAATAA